One segment of Sphingomonas telluris DNA contains the following:
- a CDS encoding lytic transglycosylase domain-containing protein yields MSSMRGVALTLLLVTSTAASTQSPYAPPVQTAATPAPSYGYSVGLALNDWRRLRQSSGYTFGDYARFLNANPGWPDENKLRGWAEKAMRPGENAGVVLAFFSTKQPETGNGYARLADALSSTGRTAEALAAARLAWASADLSAYDEQTILARYGRNFTVQDHDRRTDALLFAKDPTDAQRFLMMTSPARRGAFTARVALQARWPDAESRYQAVIGQVTTDAGLMMDRARYLRDANWDVAARQLFARDHNFTYRPADPERFLDMQIGLADGAAQSGSWSLAYNIARQTDDVINSTVDMGDQPYDIRDKYTTLMWLGGTAAWSGLNQPGNAMAMFDRYSRGGKSLQVLSKGLYWAGRAALSARRGTEATTYFQRAAAYPELFYGQLALEQLGRTVPAPGPLPTFAVSPAQRTEFANRRLVQATRITGQQGRRDEQTLFVRALAESLNTDPERVLATQFGQQIGRDDIGVWVARMARVKGNAFYVETAYPRLQTQIGDAQMWSLAHGITRQESSFDRAAVSHAGARGMMQLMPGTAREQAGKMGIGYDGYRLTTDPSYNVSIGTSYFRRMMNIWDGSVPLAVASYNAGSGNVGKWVNRYGDPRGRKDVVQWIEQIPFSETKAYVQRVIENSVVYDRMNPHSPPRTVHVSRFLGKSAPG; encoded by the coding sequence ATGTCCAGCATGAGAGGTGTCGCACTAACGCTCTTGCTCGTCACATCGACGGCTGCATCCACGCAATCGCCGTACGCGCCGCCGGTGCAGACGGCCGCAACCCCGGCGCCTTCCTATGGCTACAGCGTTGGGCTGGCCCTGAACGACTGGCGCCGCCTGCGTCAGAGCAGCGGCTACACCTTCGGCGACTATGCGCGCTTTCTGAACGCGAACCCCGGTTGGCCCGACGAGAACAAGCTGCGCGGCTGGGCCGAGAAGGCGATGCGCCCCGGCGAAAATGCCGGCGTGGTGCTGGCGTTCTTCTCGACGAAGCAGCCCGAGACCGGCAACGGCTACGCGCGCCTCGCCGATGCCTTGAGCTCGACCGGGCGCACGGCCGAAGCCCTGGCAGCCGCTAGGTTGGCGTGGGCCTCGGCCGATCTCAGCGCCTACGACGAGCAGACCATTCTCGCCCGCTACGGCCGCAACTTCACGGTGCAGGACCATGACCGGCGGACCGACGCTTTGTTGTTCGCGAAGGACCCGACCGACGCCCAGCGCTTCCTGATGATGACCTCGCCGGCCCGGCGTGGGGCGTTCACGGCACGCGTTGCGCTGCAGGCCCGCTGGCCGGATGCCGAAAGTCGCTACCAAGCGGTCATTGGGCAGGTCACCACCGACGCTGGCCTGATGATGGATCGTGCGCGCTACCTGCGCGATGCGAACTGGGACGTTGCGGCGCGTCAACTCTTCGCCCGCGACCACAATTTCACGTACCGGCCAGCCGATCCCGAGCGGTTCCTGGATATGCAGATCGGGCTCGCAGATGGCGCGGCGCAGAGCGGCTCGTGGAGTCTCGCCTACAACATCGCACGGCAGACCGACGACGTGATCAACTCCACCGTCGACATGGGCGACCAGCCCTATGACATTCGCGACAAGTATACGACGCTGATGTGGCTTGGCGGAACAGCTGCTTGGAGCGGGCTCAATCAGCCGGGCAATGCGATGGCCATGTTCGACCGCTACTCACGCGGCGGCAAGTCGCTGCAGGTGCTGTCGAAGGGCCTGTACTGGGCCGGCCGGGCTGCGCTTTCGGCACGGCGCGGAACCGAGGCGACGACTTATTTCCAGCGCGCGGCCGCCTACCCCGAGCTCTTCTACGGCCAGCTCGCGCTCGAACAGCTCGGGCGGACGGTTCCGGCGCCCGGACCACTGCCGACGTTTGCAGTAAGCCCGGCGCAAAGGACGGAGTTCGCCAACCGCCGCCTTGTCCAGGCCACGCGGATCACGGGTCAGCAGGGCCGTCGCGATGAGCAGACCCTGTTTGTCCGCGCACTCGCGGAATCCCTCAACACGGACCCCGAGCGCGTCCTCGCCACGCAGTTCGGCCAGCAGATCGGACGCGACGACATCGGCGTCTGGGTCGCACGCATGGCTCGGGTGAAGGGCAATGCCTTCTACGTCGAGACCGCCTACCCGCGGCTGCAGACGCAGATCGGCGACGCGCAGATGTGGTCGCTGGCGCACGGCATCACCCGCCAGGAAAGCTCTTTCGACCGTGCCGCGGTGAGCCACGCAGGGGCGCGCGGCATGATGCAGCTGATGCCTGGCACCGCGCGGGAGCAGGCCGGCAAGATGGGGATCGGCTATGACGGCTACCGCCTGACGACCGATCCTTCGTACAACGTCTCGATCGGCACGTCCTATTTCCGGCGCATGATGAACATCTGGGACGGCAGCGTTCCGCTCGCAGTTGCCAGCTACAACGCCGGGTCCGGCAATGTGGGGAAATGGGTCAACCGCTACGGCGATCCGCGTGGGCGCAAGGACGTCGTGCAGTGGATCGAGCAGATCCCGTTCAGCGAGACCAAGGCCTATGTGCAGCGGGTCATCGAGAACAGCGTTGTTTACGACCGGATGAATCCGCACAGCCCGCCGCGGACGGTTCACGTGTCCCGCTTCCTCGGAAAGAGCGCTCCGGGCTAA
- the greB gene encoding transcription elongation factor GreB has protein sequence MTQPQPRFITAAGFAKLRSEYDELFAVERPKLVETISWAAANGDRSENGDYIYGRKKLREIDRRLGHLAKAMKAAKVVEPGAQGSRGQVRFGATVELADEEDNRRTLTIVGDDEADASAGRIGWSAPLSRALIGARVGDERIVRLPSGEKSYEVMAISYRG, from the coding sequence ATGACCCAGCCTCAACCGCGGTTCATCACTGCCGCGGGCTTTGCCAAGCTCCGCTCGGAATATGACGAGCTGTTCGCTGTCGAGCGCCCGAAGCTCGTCGAGACAATCTCCTGGGCCGCCGCCAACGGCGATCGATCGGAGAACGGCGACTATATTTATGGGCGAAAGAAACTGCGCGAGATCGACCGCCGGCTCGGCCATCTCGCCAAGGCCATGAAGGCCGCGAAGGTCGTCGAACCGGGGGCGCAGGGATCACGGGGTCAGGTCCGCTTCGGCGCGACGGTCGAACTTGCCGACGAGGAGGACAATCGCCGTACGCTCACCATCGTGGGCGATGACGAGGCGGATGCGTCCGCCGGCCGAATCGGCTGGAGCGCCCCGCTCTCCCGCGCCCTTATCGGTGCGCGTGTCGGCGACGAACGAATCGTTCGCCTTCCGTCGGGCGAGAAGAGCTACGAGGTGATGGCGATCAGCTACCGTGGCTAG
- the dapA gene encoding 4-hydroxy-tetrahydrodipicolinate synthase, producing MFYGSIPALVTPFSGNCVDEDSLREFVDWQIAEGSNGLVPCGTTGEVATLTNEEQHGIFRLVVDQVKGRVPVIAGCGSNSTATSLEHLKAAKDAGADAALVVVPYYNRPSQAGLAAHFLALADASALPIIVYNVPARTVADISVETLAEIAKHPKIAGIKDATGNLARVTAQRLTCGDDFIQLSGNDDMALGFNAMGGTGCISVSANVAPRLCAEFQTATREGRWDDALKLQDRLYPLHAALFSDASPGPTKYALTRVRPGYPDALRLPLTGASDASKRAVDKALEHAGLI from the coding sequence ATGTTTTACGGGTCGATACCGGCACTGGTGACACCTTTTTCCGGCAACTGTGTCGATGAAGACTCACTTCGCGAGTTCGTCGACTGGCAGATCGCCGAAGGTTCGAACGGCCTGGTTCCGTGCGGGACCACCGGTGAAGTCGCGACGCTGACGAACGAAGAACAGCACGGCATCTTCCGGCTGGTCGTCGATCAGGTGAAAGGCCGGGTGCCGGTGATTGCCGGCTGCGGCAGCAACTCGACCGCAACGAGTCTGGAGCATCTGAAAGCTGCGAAGGATGCCGGTGCCGATGCGGCTCTGGTCGTCGTGCCGTACTACAACCGCCCCAGCCAGGCCGGTCTCGCCGCGCATTTCCTCGCACTCGCAGACGCATCGGCCCTTCCGATCATCGTCTACAACGTACCTGCGCGGACGGTCGCCGACATATCGGTCGAAACCCTTGCCGAGATTGCGAAACACCCGAAGATCGCAGGCATCAAGGACGCGACCGGGAACCTCGCGAGGGTGACTGCGCAGCGCCTGACCTGCGGAGATGACTTCATCCAGCTCTCCGGCAACGACGATATGGCCCTGGGCTTCAACGCCATGGGTGGCACGGGATGCATCTCGGTCAGCGCCAATGTCGCGCCGCGCCTTTGCGCCGAGTTCCAGACCGCCACGCGGGAAGGCCGCTGGGATGATGCGCTGAAGCTGCAGGATCGGCTCTATCCGCTGCACGCGGCCTTGTTCTCGGATGCCTCGCCGGGGCCGACCAAATACGCGCTCACCCGGGTCAGGCCCGGCTATCCGGATGCATTGCGTCTGCCATTGACCGGGGCCTCGGATGCGTCGAAGCGCGCAGTCGACAAGGCCTTGGAGCATGCCGGGCTGATTTGA
- the surE gene encoding 5'/3'-nucleotidase SurE, translated as MRILLTNDDGINARGLDLLETVAQRFSDDIWVVAPTEEQSGAGHSLTLTQPVRVRRHDNRRFSVTGTPTDAVMMALAYIMKDSPPDLILSGINRGANLAEDVTYSGTVSAAMEGALAGVRSIALSQSYSREGMGDTVPFAAAEAWAEKALAPLIEMDMAPGTLVNVNFPALPPEEVKGVRVCRQGIRDYGRLRIVERTDPRGYTYFWFGLAPVVETPGHVTDLEVIADGYVSVTPLHLDLTHDRSLDQLRARFA; from the coding sequence ACGACGGGATCAACGCGCGCGGCCTCGATTTGCTCGAAACGGTAGCGCAGCGATTCTCCGACGACATCTGGGTCGTCGCGCCCACTGAAGAGCAGTCGGGAGCGGGGCATTCCCTGACCCTGACGCAGCCAGTGCGGGTCAGGCGGCATGACAATCGGCGATTCTCGGTGACCGGGACACCGACCGACGCGGTCATGATGGCGCTCGCCTACATCATGAAGGACTCGCCGCCCGACCTGATTCTCTCCGGCATCAACCGGGGCGCCAACTTGGCCGAGGACGTGACATATTCGGGCACCGTCTCGGCGGCGATGGAGGGCGCGCTAGCCGGCGTCCGCTCGATCGCGCTGAGCCAGAGCTATTCGCGCGAGGGCATGGGCGACACGGTTCCGTTCGCCGCAGCGGAGGCTTGGGCCGAGAAGGCGCTCGCGCCGCTCATTGAGATGGACATGGCGCCGGGCACGCTCGTGAACGTCAACTTCCCCGCGCTTCCGCCTGAGGAAGTGAAGGGCGTTCGGGTCTGCCGGCAGGGTATCCGCGACTACGGACGCCTCCGGATCGTCGAGCGCACGGACCCGCGCGGCTACACCTATTTCTGGTTCGGTCTCGCGCCGGTCGTAGAAACGCCCGGCCATGTTACGGACTTGGAGGTGATCGCCGACGGCTATGTCTCGGTTACGCCGCTCCACCTCGACCTGACTCACGACCGCTCGCTCGACCAATTGCGAGCGCGCTTCGCCTAG
- the smpB gene encoding SsrA-binding protein SmpB: protein MSKPLPAPFDKKKVVAENRRARFDYFVDDRVEAGIALVGTEVKSLRHGEGSIAESYATVEGEEVWLINSHIPEYSHGNRLNHEPRRPRKLLLKGREISKLQGAVARQGLTLVPLSIYFNSSGRAKVELALARGKKVHDKRDTIKERDWKREQGRLLRARG from the coding sequence GTGTCCAAGCCCCTCCCAGCACCGTTCGACAAAAAGAAGGTCGTCGCCGAGAACCGGCGCGCGCGCTTCGACTATTTCGTCGACGATCGCGTCGAAGCCGGGATCGCGCTCGTCGGGACGGAAGTGAAGTCGCTCCGCCACGGCGAAGGGTCGATCGCGGAGAGCTATGCGACGGTCGAGGGCGAAGAGGTGTGGCTGATCAACAGCCACATCCCCGAATACAGCCACGGCAATCGCCTGAACCATGAGCCGCGCCGGCCGCGGAAGCTGTTGCTCAAAGGCCGCGAGATTTCGAAATTGCAGGGTGCTGTAGCTCGACAGGGGCTAACGCTTGTTCCGCTATCCATATATTTTAACTCGAGCGGAAGGGCCAAGGTCGAACTTGCCCTGGCCAGGGGCAAGAAGGTGCACGACAAGCGCGACACAATCAAAGAGCGCGACTGGAAGCGTGAGCAGGGCCGGCTGTTGAGGGCCCGTGGCTGA